The DNA region CGGCGGATTTCACGGCAAGGGGGGCCTGCGCGGTGTCCGTCATATCTCCCTCGATGGCTGCGTTGTGTCCGACGCGAACGTGTGCCACACTATCGCGCGTTCAGGTCTGAGACATCTCGTTCATATACGTGAACGCATTGGATTCCCTCGTCAATGGAGATGCCCTGATGTCCACCCCGTCCTCCGTGCGGCCCGAACTGGCCGCCATCGTCCGCAAGGTCACGCTCCGGCTGATCCCGATCCTGCTCCTGATGTACATCCTCGCCTTCCTCGACCGAGCCAACCTCGGATTCGCCAAGGCGGCCTGGCAAGCCGATACCGGGATCTCGGATGCCGCCTACGCCCTCGGCGCCGGCATCTTCTTCCTCGGCTATGCCCTCTTCGAGGTGCCGTCGAACCTCATCATGCGCAAGGTCGGAGCCAAGATCTGGCTCGCTCGCATCATGATCTCCTGGGGCATCGTGTCCTCATTGATGGTGTTCGCCACGAACGAGTGGATCTTCTACGGGCTGCGGGTTCTCCTCGGCATCACCGAGGCCGGGTTCTTCCCCGGTGTCATCCTGTTCCTCACGTATTGGGTACCGCTGCAGTTCCGCGCGCGCGTCAATGGACTCTTCTACTTCGGCGCACCTCTCGCGTTCATCTTCGGTGGACCGCTGTCCGGCATGCTGCTCGACCTGGACGACAAGGTCGGCATCCACGGCTGGCAGCTGATGTTCCTGGTGACCGGCATCCTCACCGTGCTCGTCGGCGTCGTCGCCTTCTTCTACCTCGATAACGGCCCGAAGGACGCGAAGTGGCTGCGTGAAAGCGAGCGCTCGAGCCTGCTGGCCGCCCTCGAGGCAGAGGATTCCGCCAAGGAGAACCACTCGCCACGGGGCGCTCTGCGCGCGCTCGGGAACCCGATCGTGCTCTACTTCGCCGCGATCTACCTGACGATCCAGATGAGCGTCTACGGCGTGACCTTCTACCTGCCCACTCAGATCGCCACGATCGTCGGCAAACCCGTCGGCCTCGAGGTGGGCCTGCTGACAGCCGTGCCATGGACGTTCGCGCTCATCGTCACCTTCATGCTCTCCCGGCTCGCGGACAGCACCGGCCAGCGTCGCCTCATCGCGACGTGCGCACTCGCCGCCGCGGGGGTCGGGATCGTCCTGTCCGCCGTGATCCAGGATCCGCTCATCGCGCTGGCGGCTCTGAGCGTCGGCGCCGCGGGATTCATCTCGGTGCAGCCGGTGTTCTGGACGCTGCCGACCTCGTTCCTCCTCGGAGCTGCCGCGGCGAGCGGCATCGCGCTCATCAACTCGCTCGGCAGTCTCGGCGGCTTCCTCGCGCCGATTCTCAAGAACTGGGCCGACGCCACTTTCGGCGACAACGCAGGACTCATCATCTTGGCCATCATCGCGTTGTCCGGCGCCGCCCTCATCGCCCTGAGCCGGGTCGTGAGCCCCGCCGTTCGCGAGACGGACGGCATCGGACTCACCACAACCACCACAGCCCGCCCACTCTGACCGCGTCCGGCAGAAAAGGAGACACCCTCATGCGCGAGCTCATCCTCACCGAGATCGGACGCCTCGAGGTCCACGAAGCCCCGATCCCGACCCCGGGCCCCGACGAAGTGCTCATCCGCGTGGTGGCGACCGGGATCTGCGGATCCGACGTCCACGGGTACACCGGAGAGAATGGCCGACGCTTTCCCGGCCAGGTGATGGGGCACGAGTCCAGCGGGACGATCGCCGCCACCGGGGCGGAGGTGGACGGTCTCGCCGAGGGCACCCCGGTGACCTTCAATCCGGTCGTCGTTCCGGCCGCGGATGCGGCTGCCTTCGCCGGGCGCGAGCAGCACCATCCCGGCAAGCACGTCATCGGGGTGGCGCGGGACGTCCCCGCTGCGTTCGCGGACTACGTCGTCGTGCCCGGACGCAACGTGGTCGCACTGCCCGATGGTCTGCCGATCGAACTGGGCGCACTGATCGAGCCGCTCGCCGTGGCCGTGCATGCCGTGCGCCGCCTCCCTGCCGGACGCCTCGGCCGGGTGCTCGTTATCGGCGGCGGCCCGATCGGGCAATCGATCGTGATCGCGCTGCGTGATGCGGGCGCGGGGACGGTGTTCGTGAGCGAGATGGACGCCGCTCGCCGCGAGCTCGTCCAGCACCTCGGGGCCGAGACCATAGATCCCGCTGATGGTCCGATCGCCGACCAGCTCCGGGCGCGTGGAGGCCTCGTCGATGCTGCTCTGGACGCGGTGGGAATCACTCCTACGCTGCGTGACGCGTTGACCAGCACGACCCTCGGAGCGCCGATCTGCCTGGTCGGGATGGGCGCCCCGCAGGTGAGCATCGACGCTTTTCTCGTCAGCACCGAGGAGAGATCGCTCATCGGCAGCTTCACGTATGGATCAGATGACTTCACCGACGCCACCGAGATCATCGGCGCCGAACCGGAGGTCTATCGAGCGCTGATCAGCCGCGAGATCGACGTCTCCGCCGCCGACGACGCCTTCACCGCCCTCGCAGCGGGCGACGGCACCCCGGGCAAGGTCCTTGTCCGGTTCGACCGAGAGGAAACGACACGATGACCGGCACTCCCACCATCCGCGAGGTCCGCGCCTACACCGTCCGCGGCGGTGGGGCAGACTACCACGACCAAGAAGCCGACCACTGGATCGACGATCACATCGCGACTCCCATGAGCGTCTACCCGGAGTATCGGCAGTCGCGCCAGAGTTTCGGGCTCAACGTGCTGGGCACCCTGGTGGTAGAGATCGAGGCCAGCGACGGCACGGTCGGGTTCTCTGTGACGACCGCGGGCGAGATCGGCGCATTCATCGTGGAGAAACACCTCGCTCGATTCCTCGAGGGTCGGAAGATCACCGACATCGAACGCATCTGGGATCAGATGTACAAGTCGACCTTGTATTACGGGCGTCGAGGCGTGGTCCTGAACGCGATCAGCGGCGTCGATCTCGCCCTCTACGACCTGCTGGGCCGGGTACGGCAGGTTCCGGTGTTCGAGTTGCTGGGTGGCTCGGTGCGCGACGAGCTCCAGTTCTACGCCACGGGCGCGCGCCCCGATCGTGCGAAGGAGCTCGGGTTCATCGGTGGGAAGATGCCGCTCCACCACGGCCCTGCCGAGGGCGAGGAAGGGATGCGGAAGAACATCGCTCTGCTGGCCGAGATGCGGGAGAGGGTCGGCGATGACTTCTGGCTGATGTACGACTGCTGGATGTCGCTCGACGTCGACTACGCGACGCGCCTCGCCCATGCCGCTGCCGACTACGGCCTCAAATGGATCGAGGAGGCGCTCATCCCCGACGACTATTGGGGATACGCAGAACTGCGCAAGCGGGCACCGGCGTCGATGTTGATCACGACCGGCGAACACGAGGCCACTCGCTGGGGGTTCCGACAGCTGCTCGAGACCGGCGTCGATCTGATCCAGCCCGACGTGGGATGGTGCGGCGGCATCACCGAGCTACTGAAGATCTCCGCCCTCGCCGACGCCCACGGCACCATGGTCGTTCCACACGGCTCATCCGTGTACTCGTACCACTTCGTCGTGACGCGGACGAACAGCCCATTCGCCGAGTTCCTCATGATGCATCCGACCGCCGAGGAGATCGTCCCGATGTTCTCTCCGATGCTCGTCGGCGAGCCCGTTCCGGTGAAGGGCCGGCTCAAGGTTCCGGAGACTCCCGGCTTCGGTGTCGAGCTCTCCGACACGATCGACAAGCACCGCCCCTACACACACTGAACCTGGAGACACGACACATGGAATTCCTCCGACTCGGGGCGGCCGGCGCCGAACGACCCGCCGTGCGCCAGGACGGCCGCGTCCACGATCTCACCGTCCTTACTGTAGACATCGATGGCGCCTTCCTCGCTCGCGACGGGATAGCCCGTACCCGTGAAGCCCTCGCTGCCGGCGCTCTCCCCGAACTCGACGGTGCTGCGGCGCTGCGGGTCGGCCCACCGATCGCCCGTCCGATGGCGGTGCTGTGCATCGGGCAGAACTATGCCGCTCATGCGGCCGAGTCGGGCGATGCTCCGCCTGTCGTGCCGATCCTCTTCCACAAGCACCCCAACACGATCATCGGAGCATTCGACGACGTGATGATTCCGCCCGGCGCGGAGAAGGTGGACTGGGAGGTGGAACTCGGTGTGGTGATCGGCACCCGGGCGCGATACCTCGAGAGCCCGGAACAGGCACTCGCACACGTGGCCGGATACGTCGTCTCGCACGATGTCTCCGAACGCGCGTTCCAGGTCGAGCAGTCCGGCGGGCAGTGGTCGAAGGGAAAGAACGCGGAGACCTTCAATCCGCTCGGCCCGGCTCTCGTGCCCGCAGACGAGGTCGACCCGCAGGCACTGCGACTCTGGTCGACCGTGAACGGCGAACCCCGTCAGGACTCGAACACCGCAGACATGATCTTCACCGTGGCGCAGATCGTGCACCACTTGTCGCAGTACCTCGTGCTCGAACCGGGCGACTTGATCAATACGGGCACGCCACAGGGCGTCGCGCTGTCGGGCCGCTACCCATACCTCCGCTCCGGGGACGTCGTCGAGATCGGCATCGAAGCGCTCGGGCGACAGCGGCAGCGCCTGGTCGACACGCGACTCTGAGCCGGGCTTTGGCCAACGCCCGAGACACAGGTAGGCTTGCCCTCACCTGCTCTCGGGCGGGTACGGGGCTGTAGTTCAATGGTAGAACTTCTGCTTCCCAAGCAGACAGCGCGGGTTCGATTCCCGTCAGCCCCTCCACACAGCTATCCCCCGTTTCGCGGTGCTTTCGACCGCCACATTCTCGCGACTCCGTGGCGCCTTTGGCGTGTTCCGTGCCAGAGACGTGCACTCAGTCCGTTCCCTTGGTAGCCGAAGACGCTGGATTCTCGACCTGACCAGGATTCGGCACCGGCACGACAGTTCGTATAGGGCTACAGACGAACACGATCGCAAACGCTATGTATCCGACGGCGAGCACGACCAACGCGCTGCGTGTGCCCAGGAGCTCGGCCATCGCACCGCCCAAGACGGCTCCGACCGGGATCGTCGCAGCGTTCAACACTTGAGAGACGGAGCTGACTCTCCCCTGGAGATGCGGCGGCGTGAAATGTAGCCGGAGCGTCATGAGCGCCACGCCGCCGAGCGCGATTCCGAAGCTCACCGTGAACACACCGACAGCGAACAGCGCGACGGACGAGCCCGATTGCGTCGCAGGCAACAGCAACGACGAGGGAGCGGTGAAGACGAACGCAAAGGTCGCCACCTTGCCGAGCCCATAGCGGCTGATGAGTCTCCCACTGACGAGCGCCGCAGTCAGCCCGCCGACACCGCCCGCGGTAAGGACGAATCCGATGGTGTCCGAAGCGACACCAAGGTCTCGCGAGAGGTACAGGATATCTAGTGCACCGCTGGCGGAGAGAAGCAGGTTGGCGGTCGCGGCGCCCATAGTGATCCACATCAGAATTCGGCTTGAGCGCAGGGCTCCCAACCCCTCGCCGATCTCAATCGTGAGTCGCCGTCGGGGTGGCGGCGGCGGAGCGGCCTGACCGACGATCGTCAGGAGCGCCACAGCGCAGATGAGAAAGCAACCCGCGGTGATGAACAGCGTGTTGGAGGCGCCGATCAGCGCGACCAGGAGACCACCAACGGCCGGCCCTACTACCCGGGCCGCCGAGCGCCCCGCCTGCATCGACCCCGTCGCCGATGCATAGTCGTTCGACGGAACAACCTGGCGCAGATACGGCGTGAAGGCTGATTGGGACATCGCGGTGAACACTCCCGTCGTGAAGGCAAGCGCCAACAGCACGGGGAGCGTCAGCAGCTCGAGCTGCGCTGCCACAGGGACGGCGCTGAGGCTCGCCACCCGACCAAAGTTCGCCGTTACGAGGATCATGCGGCAGCGTTGCTGGCTTCGATCGACCAGGGCGCCCAGAAGGAGGCCGAGGATCGCAGCAGGCAACCACTGGAGCGCTTCGAGCAGTCCGACGACGAATGCGGACGCCTGCAGCTGCTCGATCGCGATCAGCGGCAGCGCAACGACAGCGACCATCGTGCCTGCCGCACTGACAGTTTCTGCGACGAGGAACGTGGTGAACGGCTTACCGAGCGTGCGGAACCCCGTGGTCATCCGGCGTTCCGCTCAGAGCTGTGGGGTGTGTGTTCACCGGTGACCTGGCCGTTGCGACGCTTATGCCATTCACGGATTTGCGCGTCACTGTCTTCGCTCGAGAATGAGACGAAGTCGCTGTGAAGCGACCCCGTGCTTTGGCCGATTCGGTCACGGATCACGGCTTCCGGCACGCCGCCCGCTACCAGATCGGCAACGTGCGCGCGCCGGAGATCGGTGAGGTGAACGTCAACCCCCGCCGTGGCGCAGTACTGCGCCCACCGATGCTGAACTGATTGGTAGCGCAACGGCGTGTCACGGCCCGACGCGGTGAATAGGGGGCCCGAGGACACTGCCAGAAAGCGCAAGTGATTGGTCAGCCTCAGCAGAACGTCTCGATTGTCCACGAGCACACGCCTGCGTTTGCCGCCCCACCCTGTCACGTAAAGGGATGCGGATGCTTCCTCAAAGTCCTGCACCTGCAGAGCTAACACTTCACCAGGCCGGAGTCCGAGGTGAGCAAGCAATCCGAACACCAACTGGTCTCGGTCTGCATAGTGAGGCATCGCTGCGAACACGGCATCGATCTCCGTCCTGAGGTTCCGGGAGGAGCGACGCGGCGGCTCTTCGGCGCGCGCCCGTTCGCGGCCTCCATGAGGAGGCAGGAGGTCCGCTCGCCCGCAATCGCGGAGAAGCCCTCGCAAAGCGGACAGTCGCCGTGCACGTGTGGCGATGGCTTGAGCCGTCGGCCAGGCCAGATACTCGCTCACCACGTCACCATCGATCCCGCCTCCGTGCTCGGCGGCAATTCTGACCAAGACCCTTAGGTCTGTCTCATAGCCACGTATCGTGCTCGGCCGGCGCCCCACACGGCGCAGTTCCTCCATGTACGAACTAAGCGCTTCTTCCGCCTCCATACTGCGACAATATCGATTGACACAGTTTTTTGGGAAGGCGACCTTCGATGGTCAAGGCCGACCGGCCCTCGGTGACGGGCGGAACGATCGAGGTCTTGGCTCGAAGGAGTCTCGATGCGCGAAGGACTTCGCTACCGAGGAGATGACCCTCCGCGTCGAAGTCGAGGATGATCTCGCCCTCTCCGCGCGGGGGCACGGATGCGGACGCACTGCGCACAGTTCTGACGACATGCTGTC from Microbacterium sp. SY138 includes:
- a CDS encoding alcohol dehydrogenase catalytic domain-containing protein, producing MRELILTEIGRLEVHEAPIPTPGPDEVLIRVVATGICGSDVHGYTGENGRRFPGQVMGHESSGTIAATGAEVDGLAEGTPVTFNPVVVPAADAAAFAGREQHHPGKHVIGVARDVPAAFADYVVVPGRNVVALPDGLPIELGALIEPLAVAVHAVRRLPAGRLGRVLVIGGGPIGQSIVIALRDAGAGTVFVSEMDAARRELVQHLGAETIDPADGPIADQLRARGGLVDAALDAVGITPTLRDALTSTTLGAPICLVGMGAPQVSIDAFLVSTEERSLIGSFTYGSDDFTDATEIIGAEPEVYRALISREIDVSAADDAFTALAAGDGTPGKVLVRFDREETTR
- a CDS encoding MFS transporter; amino-acid sequence: MTTGFRTLGKPFTTFLVAETVSAAGTMVAVVALPLIAIEQLQASAFVVGLLEALQWLPAAILGLLLGALVDRSQQRCRMILVTANFGRVASLSAVPVAAQLELLTLPVLLALAFTTGVFTAMSQSAFTPYLRQVVPSNDYASATGSMQAGRSAARVVGPAVGGLLVALIGASNTLFITAGCFLICAVALLTIVGQAAPPPPPRRRLTIEIGEGLGALRSSRILMWITMGAATANLLLSASGALDILYLSRDLGVASDTIGFVLTAGGVGGLTAALVSGRLISRYGLGKVATFAFVFTAPSSLLLPATQSGSSVALFAVGVFTVSFGIALGGVALMTLRLHFTPPHLQGRVSSVSQVLNAATIPVGAVLGGAMAELLGTRSALVVLAVGYIAFAIVFVCSPIRTVVPVPNPGQVENPASSATKGTD
- a CDS encoding MFS transporter, with the translated sequence MSTPSSVRPELAAIVRKVTLRLIPILLLMYILAFLDRANLGFAKAAWQADTGISDAAYALGAGIFFLGYALFEVPSNLIMRKVGAKIWLARIMISWGIVSSLMVFATNEWIFYGLRVLLGITEAGFFPGVILFLTYWVPLQFRARVNGLFYFGAPLAFIFGGPLSGMLLDLDDKVGIHGWQLMFLVTGILTVLVGVVAFFYLDNGPKDAKWLRESERSSLLAALEAEDSAKENHSPRGALRALGNPIVLYFAAIYLTIQMSVYGVTFYLPTQIATIVGKPVGLEVGLLTAVPWTFALIVTFMLSRLADSTGQRRLIATCALAAAGVGIVLSAVIQDPLIALAALSVGAAGFISVQPVFWTLPTSFLLGAAAASGIALINSLGSLGGFLAPILKNWADATFGDNAGLIILAIIALSGAALIALSRVVSPAVRETDGIGLTTTTTARPL
- the rhmD gene encoding L-rhamnonate dehydratase: MTGTPTIREVRAYTVRGGGADYHDQEADHWIDDHIATPMSVYPEYRQSRQSFGLNVLGTLVVEIEASDGTVGFSVTTAGEIGAFIVEKHLARFLEGRKITDIERIWDQMYKSTLYYGRRGVVLNAISGVDLALYDLLGRVRQVPVFELLGGSVRDELQFYATGARPDRAKELGFIGGKMPLHHGPAEGEEGMRKNIALLAEMRERVGDDFWLMYDCWMSLDVDYATRLAHAAADYGLKWIEEALIPDDYWGYAELRKRAPASMLITTGEHEATRWGFRQLLETGVDLIQPDVGWCGGITELLKISALADAHGTMVVPHGSSVYSYHFVVTRTNSPFAEFLMMHPTAEEIVPMFSPMLVGEPVPVKGRLKVPETPGFGVELSDTIDKHRPYTH
- a CDS encoding fumarylacetoacetate hydrolase family protein; protein product: MEFLRLGAAGAERPAVRQDGRVHDLTVLTVDIDGAFLARDGIARTREALAAGALPELDGAAALRVGPPIARPMAVLCIGQNYAAHAAESGDAPPVVPILFHKHPNTIIGAFDDVMIPPGAEKVDWEVELGVVIGTRARYLESPEQALAHVAGYVVSHDVSERAFQVEQSGGQWSKGKNAETFNPLGPALVPADEVDPQALRLWSTVNGEPRQDSNTADMIFTVAQIVHHLSQYLVLEPGDLINTGTPQGVALSGRYPYLRSGDVVEIGIEALGRQRQRLVDTRL